A genome region from Primulina eburnea isolate SZY01 chromosome 9, ASM2296580v1, whole genome shotgun sequence includes the following:
- the LOC140841932 gene encoding LOW QUALITY PROTEIN: protein EXORDIUM-like 2 (The sequence of the model RefSeq protein was modified relative to this genomic sequence to represent the inferred CDS: deleted 1 base in 1 codon): MASNYRFATGVSAVLFFFLFASYSMAALVQEAPLVLQYHKGPLLKGTVTVNLVWYGKFSPVQRSIIVDFLQSLDAATAVQPSVSSWWKTTEKYKNGGDNTIVVGKQILEENYPLGKSLTNSQIVNLAARGGYGNGVVNVVLTAADVTVEGFCMSRCGTHGSTRGATRFAYAWVGNSATQCPGYCAWPFHQPVYGPQTPPLVAPNGDIGADGMVINLATVLAGTVTNPFNNGYFQGPPTAPLEAVTACTGVFGSGAYPGYAGTVLTDKTSGASYNAHGVKGRKYLLPAMWDPKTSRCSTLV; encoded by the exons atggctTCCAATTACCGCTTTGCTACTGGCGTCTCCGCCGTgttgtttttctttctttttgcaTCCTATTCCATGGCGGCGCTGGTACAGGAGGCGCCGCTTGTGTTGCAATATCATAAGGGGCCTTTGCTGAAAGGTACTGTAACTGTTAATCTCGTTTGGTATGGGAAATTCTCGCCTGTCCAACGATCGATTATCGTCGATTTTCTTCAATCCCTCGATGCCGCGACCGCTGTTCAGCCGTCCGTTTCTTCTTGGTGGAAGACCACGGAGAAGTACAAGAACGGTGGTGACAACACCATCGTCGTCGGGAAGCAGATCCTCGAGGAGAACTATCCTCTGGGAAAGTCCCTTACGAATTCACAGATCGTCAACTTAGCTGCCAGAGGTGGGTATGGTAACGGAGTGGTGAACGTGGTGCTCACGGCGGCGGACGTAACCGTCGAAGGCTTCTGCATGAGCAGGTGCGGAACACACGGGTCGACACGTGGCGCGACCCGGTTCGCGTACGCTTGGGTGGGTAACTCGGCCACTCAGTGCCCGGGGTACTGCGCGTGGCCGTTCCACCAGCCGGTGTACGGCCCTCAAACGCCGCCGCTCGTGGCACCGAAC GGGGACATCGGAGCCGATGGGATGGTTATTAACCTGGCCACAGTATTGGCGGGCACGGTCACGAACCCGTTCAATAACGGGTATTTCCAGGGCCCTCCCACCGCGCCGCTGGAAGCGGTAACTGCTTGCACGGGGGTATTCGGTTCTGGCGCGTACCCGGGATACGCAGGCACTGTGTTGACGGATAAAACAAGCGGGGCCAGCTATAACGCGCATGGGGTGAAGGGTAGGAAGTACTTGTTGCCGGCGATGTGGGACCCTAAGACGTCGAGATGCTCCACGTTGGTCTGA